In Vicia villosa cultivar HV-30 ecotype Madison, WI unplaced genomic scaffold, Vvil1.0 ctg.002220F_1_1, whole genome shotgun sequence, one genomic interval encodes:
- the LOC131638204 gene encoding PAP-specific phosphatase HAL2-like: MSFSSTLISPPMFLPQTTTYNNNNNHEFTFTHVVQPQPLVRGSCSISRSRICFVSKFDQTCSSPVMEEEGQKKSNLFSESESEEEEDYSKELDVAVRAVQMACSLCQRVQDILISKTNHQVQSKDDNSPVTVADWSVQAVVSWILSECLGSENISIVAEEDVHTLSKSNASDLLESVVNTVNECLADAPRFGVEKPKSSLTTSEVLEIISRCNSTGGPSGRFWVLDPVDGTLGFVRGDQYAVALALIEDGEVVLGVLGCPNYPMRKEWLGYQHRYHRIVSKLTSPNSESWNKGCVLYAKKGSGKAWMQPLIHVNKMFVWPNHAKQVCVSSIDNPALATFCEPVEKANSSHSFTEGLAHSVGLRKQPLRVYSMVKYAAIGRGDAEVFMKFARAGYKEKIWDHAAGVIIIQEAGGVVTDAGGCPLDFSKGLYLEGLDRGIIACSGASLHGKIIDAVDASWGCSSL, from the exons ATGTCTTTCTCTAGCACACTTATCTCACCACCAATGTTCTTGCCgcaaacaacaacatacaacaacaacaacaaccatgaATTCACATTCACCCACGTTGTACAACCTCAGCCACTTGTACGAGGTTCATGTTCCATCTCAAGAAGCCGCATTTGTTTTGTCTCGAAATTCGACCAAACTTGTTCCTCACCTGTCATGGAGGAAGAGGGTCAGAAAAAATCGAATCTTTTCTCAGaatcagagtcagaagaagaagaagattattcCAAGGAATTGGATGTTGCTGTTAGAGCAGTGCAAATGGCTTGTTCACTTTGTCAGAGAGTTCAGGACATTTTGATTTCTAAAACCAATCATCAGGTTCAGTCTAAGGATGATAATTCTCCTGTTACTGTTGCTG ATTGGAGTGTCCAAGCAGTTGTCAGCTGGATATTATCCGAGTGTCTAGGAAGCGAGAACATCTCAATTGTAGCTGAAGAAGATGTTCATACTCTCTCCAAATCTAATGCATCTGATTTATTAGAGTCGGTGGTTAACACTGTGAACGAATGCCTAGCTGACGCGCCTCGATTTGGTGTTGAGAAGCCAAAATCATCACTAACGACTTCAGAAGTTCTCGAAATCATTAGTCGTTGTAACTCAACCGGTGGCCCGTCTGGAAGATTTTGGGTACTGGATCCTGTTGATGGCACGCTCGGGTTTGTTCGCGGAGATCAATATGCTGTAGCTCTAGCACTCATAGAAGATGGAGAAGTGGTGCTTGGTGTTCTTGGTTGTCCTAATTATCCAATGAGGAAAGAGTGGTTAGGCTATCAACATCGGTATCATAGGATTGTATCGAAGCTAACTTCTCCGAATTCTGAAAGTTGGAACAAAGGCTGTGTTCTATATGCTAAGAAGGGTAGTGGAAAGGCTTGGATGCAACCACTGATCCATGTGAATAAGATGTTTGTGTGGCCAAACCATGCAAAACAAGTTTGTGTATCTTCCATTGACAATCCAGCGTTGGCCACTTTTTGCGAACCAGTCGAGAAAGCCAATTCAAGCCATTCTTTTACCGAAGGACTGGCTCACAGTGTTGGTCTCAG GAAACAGCCATTAAGAGTATACAGCATGGTGAAATATGCAGCGATAGGACGCGGAGATGCAGAGGTTTTCATGAAATTCGCAAGGGCGGGTTACAAGGAGAAAATATGGGATCATGCTGCTGGTGTTATCATCATACAAGAGGCTGGTGGTGTGGTAACAGATGCTGGAGGATGTCCCCTAGATTTCTCAAAAGGCTTGTATTTAGAAGGGTTAGATCGCGGTATAATCGCGTGTTCTGGAGCCTCGTTACATGGAAAGATCATTGATGCTGTTGATGCTAGCTGGGGATGTTCTAGCCTTTGA
- the LOC131638196 gene encoding uncharacterized protein LOC131638196 — translation MKPMTTFLLFTTLIILIASPSFATRSVSSGSSPSSPSTQPKNPNPKDKNNNNNNNNNNQGGGIPGGVFGPGGGFNIPGFGNGFGNGFGGGYGSGYGGPNGGHSKNGIIRPSVTCTEKGPCYQKKLTCPAKCFSSYSRSGKGYGGGGGGGGCTIDCKKKCSAYC, via the coding sequence atgaaaccTATGACCACTTTTCTCTTGTTCACTACTCTTATTATTCTCATAGCTTCACCTTCTTTTGCAACCCGATCCGTTTCATCTggatcttctccttcttctccttcaacTCAACCCAAAAACCCTAACCCTAaggacaaaaacaacaacaataataacaacaacaacaaccaaggtgGTGGAATACCAGGTGGTGTTTTTGGACCAGGAGGAGGGTTCAACATTCCAGGTTTTGGAAACGGGTTTGGTAACGGTTTTGGAGGCGGATATGGATCCGGGTATGGAGGTCCGAATGGAGGACACTCTAAGAATGGTATAATAAGACCTTCTGTTACATGCACTGAGAAAGGTCCATGTTACCAGAAAAAGTTGACGTGTCCAGCTAAGTGTTTCTCTTCTTACAGCCGTTCCGGTAAGGGGTACGGTGGTGGTGGCGGTGGTGGTGGTTGTACCATTGATTGCAAGAAAAAGTGTAGTGCTTACTGTTGA
- the LOC131638197 gene encoding secretory carrier-associated membrane protein, translated as MAGRYDPNPFDEEQVNPFSNPRSAASATNSRPAPLNPDRADYNYGFGPTVDIPLDNTSTDVKKKERELQAKDAELRKREQEVRRKEEAIARAGIVIEEKNWPPFFPIIHHDIANEIPIHLQRLQYVAFFSLLGLVLCLTWNVVSVTAAWIKGEGVKIWFLAIIYFIAGVPGAYALWYRPLYRAFRTDSAIKFGWFFMFYLLHLGFCILAAVAPPIVFKGKSLTGILSAIDVVGDYTLVGIFYFIGFGFFCLETLISVWVIQQVYMHFRGGGKTAEMKREAALGAMGAALR; from the exons ATGGCCGGTCGCTACGACCCTAACCCCTTCGACGAAGAACAAGTCAACCCCTTTTCC AATCCTAGAAGTGCTGCCTCTGCCACAAATTCAAGACCTGCACCTCTGAATCCTGATCGTGCTGATTATAATTATGGTTTTGGACCTACTGTTGATATACCTCTTGATAATACATCAACG GATGTGAAAAAGAAGGAAAGGGAACTCCAGGCAAAGGATGCTGAATTGCGAAAACGGGAACAG GAAGTCAGACGGAAAGAAGAAGCCATTGCACGAG CTGGAATTGTTATTGAGGAGAAGAACTGGCCACCATTTTTCCCAATTATTCATCATGATATCGCAAATGAAATTCCAATTCACCTTCAAAGACTGCAGTATGTTGCATTTTTTTCATTGTTAG GGTTAGTGTTGTGCCTTACATGGAATGTTGTATCTGTCACTGCAGCTTGGATTAAGGGAGAAG GTGTAAAAATATGGTTTCTTGCTATTATCTACTTCATAGCAGGAGTTCCTGGAGCTTATGCCCTGTGGTATCGCCCATTATATCGTGCATTTAG GACTGACAGTGCTATTAAGTTTGGATGGTTTTTCATGTTTTACCTG CTTCACCTTGGATTCTGTATCTTAGCTGCAGTTGCTCCTCCTATAGTTTTCAAAGGAAAATCCTTGAC TGGCATTCTGTCAGCCATAGATGTAGTTGGTGACTATACTTTGGTTGGG ATTTTCTACTTCATTGGATTTGGATTTTTCTGTCTTGAAACATTGATCAGCGTCTGGGTTATCCAG CAAGTATACATGCACTTTCGTGGTGGTGGTAAGACCGCCGAGATGAAGAGGGAAGCCGCACTAGGAGCAATGGGGGCTGCTCTAAGATGA